The stretch of DNA TAAAGAGTCAAGTGGAAAAGGTGGCATTGTATCTTGTACAGAGTCTGTATGCCTGCGCTGCTGAGAACTGATATCCTCCGCATTAAGTTTGTAGTCAAGCTAAAGAAACCTGTCACTGTAGAGGTATTCGTACTGGTCTGTGAGGCCTTGGTGCTGAAAAATGTAGAGGGGAGAATTATTTTAATCATAACACTGAAGGTTAAATGACATGATAAGTttttgttgttgtatgaaaacatGAAATGAAGACTGATCCAACATACAAAATGATGGAGGATAACCGTGCTTGCTATGTGGCATACAAAAGTTTCTATATCTACTTTGTAGCACATCTATACATGGTTTCCATTCTTTGCATGATCATGAGATGCTTAAGAAAATGAATCATACTAATTGTGAAACAATGCCAGCAAAAATTCATGAGCCAAAATAACTGCGCAAAACAAAATAAGCAACACAGACCTTTTAACTTAGGACCTGCATCAGAAGTCTATGCGCAACAATAATTAAACAAATCACTGTATTAATATGTGCATGCAAAAGCACATACCATTCGGGTTTCCTTGCTCATAGAAACACTTAAAAAGAGCCACTGCCTCTCCAGCCATGATCCCTCCGGTGCATTTGAAACCTTTTGGTTTAGGGGGTTGGCTCCTAGCAAGACAAAAACAATGTCAGCCATACAAGTTGGTGCCATAAAACATGCATCACATCACAAGAACGAAAATTGAAAGATCAAGCAAGTTCAACTTTGTGTTAAATGTGACAATGTACGCAGCACTTTGAAATACAGCACAAATGAGAGCACACAATTGACATGCTCTCATGAATAAGTACAGCTTTACAAGCATGTTGCGGCGTGCTGCCTTTTACTTACCCTGACAAATCATCTGATGAAGTAGAACCCTGGTGCAACGACATGATTGAGCCACATCCTCCAAATTTGTCATTGGCACAACCAAAGTATACTTCTCTTattcctaaccaaaggaagtgAAACAATTAAAATCATAAATACTTATACTGCACAGCAGCTTATACAGGAGAATATATGATTCAAACACTTCGGAATTCATACCAAGGATCGACAATGCCGTTGCACACATTATACAGGGTTCACAAGTGACATAAAGGTCGCATCCTGCGAATTTATCCGCAACCTGTGCCTGATCAAGACCCATCTTCTGCCACTCCCGAAGTAGGATATCGATGGCCTCCATCTCAGCGTGTCTGGTAGCCTGGCAGTACGAATATCACAAGGTAAATGTCCCAGGCAGAAGAGCACAGAAACACTATAAAACAGACATGTCCAGGCTCCAGCGAAAACAAGAAGAGCAGACGTACATTTCGAGTGGCATTCGTCCTGTTGCTACCAGAGGAAATCACCTTCCCATCCTCAACAATCACGCATCTAATATCAGCAAAGGTTATTAACAAGTACAAAACCATGCAGTTAACAGTTAGCACACATGGAGCTAGGAAAGGGCTGGGACGGATGATGAATCCAAACAAAAGCGTACCCTACAGGGACCTCGAGGTTGTCCAGCGCGAACTTGGCCTGCACAAATCAATTAAGCCGAAGCTAAGCACCGGAGGCAAAATCATTCGTCCACCAGTTGCAAGATGAGCAGGATTAAGCAACGTACCTGCTCGAGCGCCCGCTCCATgaacgccgccgacgccgcggtcATCCTTCGAAACGGCCAGCGAGAAACCGGGTTGCAAATCCCAGCGGAGGCTGCGGAACAAGCTCAGTGAAGCGGCCCGGCAATCGGCGGGGGAGCGCGCTGCGCGCCGGCGCAGCGAttcggcggcgccaccgccctgacgctggtgggTTGAGTTCAACCTGTCAACTAGGTCTCCGAGACTCCTCGCCTCCTCGGCGTCTATTGAGCCCGTGGGCCGTGGCCCATCACTTGGtgtccctcctctcctctctcaccGTCGCGGCAGCCAGCGCCGCCTGTCTCCGTTCTCCCCCTCCCACCGACCGCGAGGAAGATGAGCGGTGGCTCGAGGAGGGTCCTGGAGGCGTGGAGGCTCGGGGTGGTCAGGTACGGCGACGCGCTCAGGCTCCAGGAGCGTCTCGTCGC from Panicum virgatum strain AP13 chromosome 9K, P.virgatum_v5, whole genome shotgun sequence encodes:
- the LOC120652544 gene encoding tRNA-specific adenosine deaminase TAD2-like, whose protein sequence is MTAASAAFMERALEQAKFALDNLEVPVGCVIVEDGKVISSGSNRTNATRNATRHAEMEAIDILLREWQKMGLDQAQVADKFAGCDLYVTCEPCIMCATALSILGIREVYFGCANDKFGGCGSIMSLHQGSTSSDDLSGSQPPKPKGFKCTGGIMAGEAVALFKCFYEQGNPNAPRPHRPVRIPLQ